Part of the Catenulispora sp. EB89 genome, GTCGAGGTCGTGGTCTCCGCGGTGTCGATGTGCATGTAGAAGTTGAACTTGTAGTTCGTGCACCCGGCGGGCAACGTCACCGTCTGCGCCAGGGTGTCCGTGGTGGTCTTGCCCCAGCCGTCGAGCCACGCGTCGTACGTCCCGCTGTGCGGCGGCTCGGAGCTGCTGCTGTTGATCACCGAGAGCGGGGTGTGGGTCGAGGTGACGGCCCACGGTGCCGCGTTGGAGGCGCCGTTCTCGAAGCCCGCGTTGCCCAGCAGCTGCCCGGCCGTGCAGCCGCCGGAGCCGCCGGTCGGGGTCGCGCTGACCTCGTTGCTCTGCCCGCTCTCGCCGACAGGGTTGGACGCGGTCACCCGGTAGTAGTACGTCGTCCCACTGGTTAGCCCAGTATCCGTGCACGTCAAAGTCGTGCCGCTCAGGCCGCTGCAACCGCCCGAGGTGACCAGCGACTCGGTACCGCTGGAGGTGCCGCGGTAGACGCTGTACTTCGTGAGGTTCTCGCCGCCTGTGCTGCTCGGCGCCTGCCAGTTCAGCGTCACCTGGTTGGTGCCGCCGGACGCGGTCAGGTTCTGCGGCGCGCTGGGCGGCACGCTGGCGATCGGATCCGCCGTGACGCTGACCGTCGACGTCGCCGTGTTCGCCGGCGAGGCGCTGTCGGTCACCGTCAACGTCGCCGTGTAGGTCCCGACGGTCGAGTAGGTGTGGCTCGGGTTCTGCGCCGTGCTGGTCGCGGAGCCGTCACCGAAGTTCCAGCTGTAGTTGTAGCCCGGCGTGCCACCCGTCGCGGTCCCCGTGAAGTTCACAGCCAAGGGGATCTGTCCGGATGTCGGGCTGCCGGAGGCCGAGGCCGCCAGCGGATTGCCGACCGCGCTGACGTTGACCGCGACCTGGGAGGTCGCCGTCTTCGCCGGCGAGGAGCTGTCGGTCACCGTCAGCGTCGCGGTGTAGTTGCCCGAGGAGCTGTAGGTGTGGCTGGGGTTCTGCGAGGTGCTCGTCGAGCCGTCGCCGAAGTTCCAGCTGTAGCTGTACGGCGACGTGCCGCCCTGGGCCGAGCCGGTGAAGTTCACCGCGAGCGGGGCGTTGCCGGTGGTCGGGGAGGCCGAGGCCGAAGCGGACAGCGGAGTCGAGCCCTGCACCCAGAAGTCCTCCAGCGGGTCGCCGAGGGCGGCCTGGTCGTTGGTGGTCATCGGGAAGGTGTTCAGGCCGATGTTGTCGTTCGGGTCGATGATGCCCGCTTTGACGTTCTGCATCGTGCGCTCCATCGCCGCGATCACGTTGTTGGTCGTGTACGCGACGTGGCTGAGGTACCCCTGCTTGACGTACTGCGACGGACCGATGACCACCAGCGGCACCCGGTAGGTGTTGCTGACGTGGTCGGCGCCGTTGTTGCCGTTCTGGGTGTCGTCCTCGGTGATGACGATCAGGGTGTTGTTCTTGTAGGTGGCATTGTTCTCGATCGCGTTGACCACGTTGTTGGTCGCCGTGTCGTTGCCCGGGATGTCCTGGTAGGTGCCCGGGTGGTCGTTGAACAGCTCGACGTAGCTGTAGACCGGCAGGCCGTTGGTGTTCACGAAGCTGATGTAGTCGTTCGCGATGGTGCTGTCCGGCAGGCTCTGGTTGGAGCAGGTGTACTCGTTGTAGTGCAGCTCCTCCGGGATGCTGGTGCCCGGGCGGTTCGGCGGCAGGACTTCGAGCTTGCCGTCGGCCGGGTTCTTCCAGTAGCCCGAGCCGCTGCTGAGCATCCAGTAGAAGTCACCGTTCATCACGAACGTGTACGGGCTGCTGCCGCTGCCCGAGCCCGTCGGCGCGGTGCACGCGTTGGTGCCCTCGTCGGTCGGACCGTTCGTGTTGCTCAGGAAGCGGTCGAACTGCGTCCCGGTGGACGGGTACGACTGCTGCTGCGAGCTGGACTGCGACTGGGCCGAGAACAGCCACCAGTGGTTGGGGCCCGAGGGCGGCTGCGTGCCGGTGCTGTAGGAGTCCGACAGCGCGTAGGTCTTGGCCAGGTTGTGCAGGTCCGGCACCGAGCTGATGTGGTTGGTGCTCTCCACCTGGCCGTTGCAGCCGGTGTGGACGGTGGTCGCACAGTCGCCGAGGTAGTCGTCGAACGTGTGGTTCTCGCGGTAGATGATGACGAAGTGCTGGAACGGCGGGAAGTACGGTGCCAGCGGGTTCACCGCCGCCACCGGCTGCTGCACCGCCGTGGCCGCCTTGCCGGAGCCGGCCGGTTCGTAGGTGATGCGGTTGTTGACGGCGAAGTTGTGGGGCTGCGGGAACTTGTTGAACTCCGCGCCCAGCGCCGCGAACTTCGCGCTGGAGCAGTCGAAGTTGTCCGGCTTGTACGTCTGGGGCCGCTGGCCGACCGGCAGGTTCTTCGCGTTCGTCGGGTCGGTGCTCGGGTTCCAGCCGATGAGGGTGCACGAGCCGGGGCCGGATGTCGGCCTCTTGCTCGCCAGACCCTGCGCGGCACCCGTTATCCCGCCCACGATGAGGGCTAGGAACGCAGCGCCTGCGATCCAACGTTTCCGTCTGATCATTTAAGCTCCCTGATTGGGGGATGTGGGGAAGGCGCGAAAGTGGCGACGGTATTGTCTAGGCGAATAAGGGCCCGGACAAGTGGTATCGAGGCACAAGACCCGCTGATAGCAGAGGCTTTCATTCGTCGTTCGTGCACAGTTGGTCTGACGCCGCGTCAGCGGGACAACGCGACATATCGCGTTCGGGGCGGTTTCCGGCTACACTGCTCGCATGACTTCCGCGCCCGAAGAGAGCCAGTTCGTCCCGGTCGTCGTGCCCGCCGAGCAGGCTGCTGGACAGCTTCCGGCCGGGCAGCTTCCGGCCGGGCAGGTCCGGGCCTCCGACGCCGAGCGCGACGAAGTGGCGGCCGTGCTCTCCGAGGCGCTGGCACAGGGCCGGCTGACCAGCACCGAACTGGCCGAACGGATCGACGCGACGTACGCCGCCAAGACCCGCGCCGAGCTGGTCCCGCTCACCGCCGACCTGCCCGACGACCTGCGCAAGACCCAGGTCAGCCCGCTGTCCGCGGTCGAGCACCAGGAGCTGAGCGCGACGTTCAGCAAGGTGATCCGCTCCGGCCGCTGGGTCGCCGGCCGGCACACCTCGGCGAACGCGCGGTTCGGGGCACTGATCGTGAACCTGGCCGACGCGGTGCTGCCGGGGCGGGAGATCACGCTGGACATCAACACGTTCTGCGGCAAGGCCATCATCACGGTCCCGGAGAACGCGCGGGTCATCGACGAGGGCGGCGCGCTGTTCGGCAAGCGCTCGGTCACCGGTTCGACGCCGGAGGGGCAGGAGGACGGGCCGCTGATCCGGATCACCGGCAAGTCCACTTTCGGCAAGATCGTGGTGCACCGGAGCACCGGCAACGGCGACGGCGCGTTCAATCCCGCCGTGTGGTGGTGGGAGAACCGGCACCAACGCTGAGTCCTGATATTCGCGGGCGCCGGCCAGGCTTGTGCGCGACACTCCCCTGAGCAATGAGAACGGGGGAGCCTCCATGGCCAACACGAACAACCTTCCGCTGCACCAGGTACGCGCGGACTACGACCGCGACACGATCGTCGTGTACCAGGCGTACCGTGCGGAGATCGCCGAGCCGGCGGTGCGTGCGCAGCGCTTCGTCGAGCCGTTCTCGCTGAACCGGATGACGTGGATCAAGCCCTCGTTCCTGTGGATGATGGGCCGCAGCAACTGGGCCCGCAAGCCGGGGCAGGAACACGTGCTGGCGGTCCGGATCACGCGGGAGGGCTGGGAGACCGCGCTGTCGCAGGCGGTGCTGACCGGTTACGAGCGCGGCGTGTACGCCGACCGCGCGGACTGGGAGCGCCAGATGAAGAGCGCGACGGTGCACGTCCAGTGGGACCCGGAGCGGACGCTGGCCGGTGCCGTGCTGGACGCGCGGGCGATCCAGGTCGGGCTGAGCCGGCACGTCATCGCGGACTACGTGAACGCCTGGACCACCGAGATCCGGGACGTCACGCCGACCGTGCGCAAGATGGCCGACCTGCTCAAAGAGGGCCGTAAGGACCGCGCCGCGCAGCATCTGCCGAGGGAGCGGCCCTACGAGCTGCCGCCGCACATCGCGCGGCGGCTGTACCGTCCGGGCGCCGAGAACTAACGGACTGGCCGCGACGCCCGGACACCGGTGGTCGGCCTACCGTCAGGCGGCCGGCTCCAGCACCACGACCGGGATCTTGCGCGTGGTGCCCTTCTCGTACTCCGCGAACTGCGGGGCGCGGGCGACCATCTGGGCGAAGTAGCGGTCGCGCTCGGCGTCGTCGGCGACCCGCGCGGACAGCTCGAGGGTGGCCACCGCGTCGTCGCCGGGCACCTCCAGGCGCACCTCGGGGTGGGCCTGGACGTTGTGGAACCACGCCGGGTGGTTGTCCTTGCCGGCATTGGAGGCCACGATCACCCAGGCGCCGCCGTCCGCGGCGATCCCGGCGAGCGGGGAGACGTAGGAGGCGCCGGACTTGGCGCCGGTGTGGTGCAGGATGACCAGGCCCTTGCCGCCGAACTGGGCGACGCTGCCGGCGTTGGCGCGGAACTCTTCGATGATTTGCTCGTTCCAGGAACGAGCCTCTTCGTTGCTCATATCCGCGCCCAGCTTCCCGTCGAAGGGGTTTTATTCCCGGCTGCTCAGCAGGCTCACCCAGATGGCCCGTCCGGACCCGCCGGCGAGCACCGCGACCTCCCCGATGTCAGGCTGAAGGCATGGTGCGACCGACCCCTCCCCCGCCCCCGGGAGCCGCCGGAACTGCCGGAACCGCCGGGGCCGCCGGGGCCACGCCGCCGGTGGTGGTGGTCACCGGCGTCTCCGGCAGCGGCAAGTCGACCGTCGGGGCCGCCCTGGCCGGCCGCCTGGGCTGGGACTGGGCCGACGGCGACGCCTTCCACCCGGGCAGCAACATCGCCAAGATGGCGGCCCACGAACCGCTCACCGACGCCGACCGCATCCCCTGGCTCGACGAGATCGGCCGCTGGATCGACAAGGCGGCGGCCGCCGACCGCCCCGCCGTCATCGCCTGCTCGGCCCTCAAGCGCTCCTACCGCGACCGCCTGCGCGCCGGGAGGCCGCAGGTCCGGATGGTGTACCTGGTCGTCGACCTCAAGACCCTGCACCAACGGCTGACCGACCGCCGCGGCCACATGTTCCACGCCGACATGCTGGGGAGCCAGCTGAGCGCGCTGGAGCCGCCGACGGCGGACGAGAACGTGCTGATGGTGCAGTCCGCGGGCACTCCCGACCAGACCGTGGACCGCATCATCGCCGGGGAGCGCCTGGAGGCCTATGTGCCGGCCGAGCCGGGGCGGCAGGCACCGGAATAGCGGGTCACCCCACCGTCGCGGCCACCCCATAGTGGTCCGACAGGAACCGCTCCCGGCCGTCGGCCATCAGCACCTTCTCCCGCAGCACCACCTCGGCCCCGGCCGCCAGCCCCGGCGTCACCAGCACCTGGTCCAGCGCCGCGCCGTCCCACCCCGGCACCGGGCGGTAGGTGGTGGCGGCGTCGCCGTCGAAGGCGTCGCGCAGGCCCGAGGCCGCCTCGAAGCCCTCGAAGAGCCAGGAGTCGCGGGGGACGTTGAAGTCGCCGACCGCGATCACCGGTTCGCCGGAGTCGATGCGGCGGACCACCTTCGCCAGGCGCGCCAGTTCCGTCTGCTGCACGCGGGTGAACGGCGCCGCCTTCGACCAGTCCGCCGCGCGGTTCGCCGACAGGTGGGTGTTGGCGACGGTGAAGAACTCGCCGTCGACGTTGAAGCGGGTCAGCAGGACGCCCTTGCGCATCACCAGCTCGCGGCGCCACTTCGCGCGGGCGGCCAGGACCTGGTAGCGGTGGCCGACCAGCGGGATGCGGGACAGCGTCAGCAGGCCGCCGGCCACGATAGGCAGGCGGGGGCCGTGCGCCGCGTAGGGGAACGCCGCCCTGGTCAGCGAGCGGAGCAGGGCGAAGTTCGGCGGGATGAGCAGCTCCTGCAGGCAGACCACGTCGTAGTCGGAGTCCGCCAACACCTCGGCCAGCGCGCGCAGGCGCACCCTGGGCTCGTCCTTGTAGAGCGTGTTGAACGACAGCACCCGGACCTTCGGCACGCTACGCCCTCCTCCCCGCGGTCCAGGCGACCCGCATCGGGACCTTGGACCCGAACCGCAACACAGAGTTCTCATACACCCGGGCGCCGGCCGCGACGATGCCGACCGTCACCACGGCCATCAACCCGATCGCCACCACCGGCTCCCACCACGACGCGTCCCCGCCGGCGATCCGCACCGGCTGGATCAGCACCGAGAACGGCGGGATCAGCGACAGCACCCGCACCCAGACCGCGTCCGGATTGCTCAGCGCCGCGAACGCCGCGAAGTACGGCACCATCAGCACCAGGTTCAGCGGCTGCACCGCGGTCTGCATCTCCTCCTGGCGCGACACCCGCGCGGCCACCGCGGCGTAGGCCGAGGCATAGAAGATGTAGCCGAGCACGAACCAGACCGCCACGATGCCCACGGTCTGCCAGATCTGCCCGGTCATGTGCAGCGCCCCGGTCGCCGCCCCGGCGCCGATCCCGACCGCGGCGGTGGCCGCCAGCTGCAGCAGCCCCAGCGCCCCGATCCCGATGATCTTCCCGGTCAGCAGCACCCGCGCCGACGTGCTGGACAGCAGCACCTCGATGACCCGGCTCGCCTTCTCCTCCACCACACCGGTGGCGACCCACATGCAGTACGCGATCATCTGGCTGAACAGCATGATCTCGGCGACCAGCGCGACCGTCTTGCGCTGCCCGGCGTCGGGATCCTTGGGCGCCAACTTGACCGTGGTCTGCCCCTGTAGCTGGTCCACGTCCGGAATCTGCGCGGCCAGGTTCGCCCCGGCCAGCACCGGCGCCAACTTGGGGTCGACCGAGTCCTGCACGTAGATCTGCCCGCCGTCCACGAGCGCGTTCATCTTGCCGCTCTTGACCATCTCCTGCGCCACCGCGGAATCGGTGACCACGCTGGAGGTCAGGTTGATCTTGTAGGCCGGCGCCTGCCGCTCGGCGTACTGCTGCTCGACGGCGGCCCGCGGCCCGGCGAAGCCGACGGTGAACGACGGCGTCTTGTCCCGCCCCGAGACCAGCGCCGAGATCACCACCGCGACCAGCACGATCAGCAGCGAGATCGCCACCGCGATCGCGAACCCGCGGTCCCGCCCGCGCTCGACGAACTCGCGGCGCATGACGAGCCGGACGGCCTGACGGTTCCGGTTCACGCGCGCGCTCCTTGCTGGTCGGCGCTGTCGCCGGAATCGGTGTGTTCGCCGCGGTCGCTGCTGCCGCTGCCGCTGCCGCTGCCACCGTCGCCGGAGCTGCCGCCGCCGGTCCTGCCGGTGCTACCGCTACCGCTGCCGCCGTTGCCGTTGCCGTTGCTAGCGCTGCTGCCGCTGCCGCTGGTGCCGGTGCTGCCAGTGCTGACGCTGCCGGTGCTGCCGCTGCCACGGTCGCCGTGGCTGCCGCCGCCGCTGTCGCTGCCACGGTCGCTTCGGCTGCCACCGTCGCCGGAGCCGCCCTGACCGGCACGTGCCGCACGCGCGGCGCGCCAGACCCGCCCCGCAAGTCCGGCAGGCACGCGACCGCCCCCGGTGCCGCCGCCGGGACCACCGGAACCGCCACTGTCGGCCCCGCCACCGGCCCCGCCACCCGCGCCGGCGCCCTCGCCGTCGTCCTCACCATCGCCGTTGTGCTCCGCGACAGCCTCCCGGAACAGGTCCGCCAGGCTCGGCCGCAGCGGCGTGAACTCCCGCACCGGGCCCGCGGCCCGGGCGGCGTCCAGGATCGCCTGGTCGTCGGCCTCGCCGGTGAGGATCAGTATCGTCGTCGCCCCGTACTCGGCCGACTCCACGCCGACCAGGCCTTCGGCCCAGCCGGCGGCGGCGTCGACCCCGACCCGCAGCGCCCGCTCGGCGCGGGAGGCCCGCAGCTCGTCCACGGTCCCGGTGGCGACCATCCGGCCCCGGTAGATGATCCCGATCGAGTCGCACAGGCGCTCGACCAGCTCCAGCTGGTGGCTGGAGAACACCACCGGCACGCCTTCGGCGGCGCGCTCGCGCAGCACCTCGGCGAGGTTGTCGACGCCGACCGGGTCCAGTCCGGAGAACGGCTCGTCCAGCACCAGCACCGCCGGGTGGTGCACCAGCGCCGCGGCCAGCTGCACCCGCTGCTGGTTGCCCAGCGACAGCGCCTCGACCCGGTCCTCGGCCCGCTCGGCGACCGACAGCCGCTCCATCCAGTAGGCGGTGGCCTTGGCGGCGTCGCCGCGGCTCATGCCGTGCAGCTCGGCGAGGTAGCGCAGCTGGTCGCCGACGCGCATCTTCGGGTAGAGGCCGCGCTCCTCGGGCATGTAGCCGAACGTGCGCCGGGTCGCGGTGTCGACCGATCTGCCCTGGAACCGCACGCTTCCGGCGTCCGGTTCGAGCACGCCGAGCGTGATCCGCATCGTCGTGGTCTTGCCCGCGCCGTTCGTGCCGACGAAGCCGTACAGCTCCCCCGGACGCACGGAGAACGTCACGCCGTCCAACGCGACGCGGTCGCCGTAGCGTTTGCGCAGCCCCTCGAGCTCCAGCATCAAACCTCCCGTTTTGCCTGGCCCGATCCTAGCCACGGCAACGGCGCATCAAGCACATGGTCCTGCCGCAGCTCGGCCGCTGCGGCGTTGACCGCCGCCTTCCGGTCCCGGAAAGGCTTCTCCCGCACCGCCACCGCCAACGGCGCGGCCGACCCCTCCGCCATCGACGCCCGGATCGCCTTCGGCAACCGGTCCAGCGATCCGACCCGCGCCAGTTCCAGACTCCAGACGACTTCGGGCCCTGACACCCGCGCCAGCAGTTCCAGCGCCACCCGGCGGGTTTCCGGCCGCAGATCGTCCCCCGCGAGCCTTATCAGGGTATGGATCAACGCCGCGTCGTCGTCGGTGGCGCCGTCACAGGCGAAGGCCAGCATGTCCAGGAACTGCTTCTGGCCATGTTCCAGAAGGGATCCGAGCGCTGTACGAACAGACTCGGTGCGCTTGTGCGGCACGCGGTAGGCCTGCCATCGCACCGCGCCCCCAGCGAAGTCGTGCCGACGGATCGCGTCGACGATTCCCGGCTCGACGACGTCCGGCTCCCGGCCGAGCAACACGGCCAGGACGCTGTCCGGCGCGAACGCGTTGCCCGCCAGATTCGCCCGCGCCCGAGCGCTGCCGTCTTCGCTCAAGGTGTGCTCGACCAACACCCGCGACAGCGGCATGAAGCCGGGCATCAGTTCCGCGGTGGAGCCGCGCCGGAGCGCGGTCACATCGGTGCCGGCGACGAGGAACCGGCGTGCGCCCTCCGCCGGGGCCAACGCCAGCAGGATGTTCGCCGGTCGCCACAGATGACCGGTCCACAGCCCGCTGCCGAACGGCAACACGGTCCGGCAGTCCTCGGCCCCGCTGTCGTCGCGTCCGGCCAGCAGCGAGGCCAGCGAACCGCCCCAGAAGCCGACCACGTCGATCAGGAACGCCCACCGCGCGGGATGCCGATCCGCCACCGAGCGGATCACCGCCGCCGCCACCGCCCCGTTCCCGGCCACCTCCCGCTCGGAGAGCACCGACACCGCGACCGCCGCCGGCCGGACCTCGTAGAGCAGGTCGTGGTTGCTGATGGAGCCGGCCAGCAGGCCGTCGATCGTCAGTTCTCGAAGATACGACAGCGCGCCGGCGCGGGCCGGATGGTCGTTGAAGTGCCGCACACCGCGCCAGTAGTCCCCCATCGTCGGCCGGTCCATGATCGGCGGCGGAGCAGGCGGAGGGGGCGCCGGATGGCCCAGCTCGACAAGGCATTCGCGCCAGGCGCCGGACTCGTCGTAGTCGGGCTCGAAGTCGTCGATGACGCCGCCGCACCACAGGTCACCGCTCACCTGGCCTCCTCTCCCGCAAAGGGCTGCGCGTCCACCATAGGCGGTCAGACCGTCCGTGAATCAGGCCCCGGGCTTGCGGAACGCCCGCCGGTAGTCGCTCGGCGCGACCCCCACGACCTCCGTGAAGTGGTGCCGCAGGTTGGCCGCGCCGCCGAGCCCGGCCGCCGAGGCCACGCGCTCCACCGGCAGATCGGTGGTCTCCAGCAGCCGGCGCGCGTGCAGAACCCGTTGCTCGGTCAGCCATTTACCCGGCGTGGTGCCGACGGCGCTGTGGAAGCGGCGAACCAGAGTCCGCTCCGCGACGTTCGCTTGCCGCGCCAGATCCGCGACGGTCAGCGTCTCCGACAGGTGCGTCCGCATCCAGTCCAGCAACGGACTCAGGCTGTCGCGCCGGTCCGGCGGCGCGGGCGTCTCGACGTACTGCGCCTGCCCGCCGCTGCGGTGCGTCGGCGCCACCATGCGCCGGGCCAGCGTGTTGGCGATGTCCGCGCCGTGGTCGGCGGCGACCATCGCCAGGCACAGGTCGATGCCGGCGGTAGTGCCCGCGCTGGTGAGCACGTCTCCGTGGTCGATGTAGAGCACGGACGGATCGAAGTCCACCGCCGGGAAGCGGGACCGGAACTGTTGGCCGTACAACCAGTGTGTGGTGGCGCGGCGGCCGTCCAGCAGCCCGGCGGCGGCCAGCACGAACGCCCCGGTGCACAGGGACGCCACGCGCGCACCGTTGGCGTGCGCCTCCCGCACGGCCGCGACGAGGTCCGCCGGCAGCTCCTCGGCGACGTCCCGCACCGCCGGCACGATCACCGTGTCGGCCTCGGCGAGCAGGGCATAGGTATCGCCGCTGTGTGCGGTGAAGCCGCCGCCAGCAGGCACGGGCCCTGATTCGGGGTTGCAGACCCGGACGTCGTAGCCCAGCTCCGGCATGCCCGGCCGGACCCGCCCGAAGATCTCGACCGGGATCGCGATCTCGAAGATCGGCGCGCCTTCGGCGACGGCCACGGCGACCATGTGCCTGGCGCGACCCTTGGTGAGGCCCTTGCCGCGGCCCTTGGTGACCTGCGAGGCGACGCTGTTCCTACCCATGGCAGCATCTTAGCGCTACATGTCATTCCTGCCACTGGGCGACCCGCCGAGGGCAAGAGATCATCGGACCTATGAGCCTTACTGACGTGAAGAATGCCGCGCTGGAGACGCCGTCGCGGTCGCGCAAGGAGACCTGGGCCCGCGCCGCGCTCGCGCTGACCGCGGTCGGCTGGGGCGCGAACCAGTTCGCGCCGATGGTTCTACTGTACCGGGAGAAGCTGGGCGTCTCGGCGTCGGCCGGGGAGGCGATCTTCGGGCTGTACGCGGCCGGTCTCGTGCCGGGCCTGCTGGTCGCCGGCCCGCTGTCGGACCGGGTCGGCCGGCGTCCGGTCGTGGCGTTCGCGGTGCTGCTGTCGATGCTTTCCGGCACGGTGCTGATGCTCGGCTCCCACGGCCTGGCCTGGCTGTCCGTCGGCCGCGTGCTGATGGGCATCGCGAGCGGCGCGGCGTTCAGCGCGGGCAGCGCGTGGGTGAAGGAGCTGTCGGCGGCCAACCCGGTGGCCGGCGCCGGGGCCGGGGCCCGGCGCACGTCGATCGCGATGACGGTCGGATTCGGCCTGGGACCGCTGATCGCCGGCGTGCTGGTGCAGTGGGGCCCGGCAGCGTACGAGACCCCTTATATTCCACAGCTGATTCTGGCCGCCGTGGCTCTGGCGCTGCTGTCCCGTACCCCGGAAACGGTGCAGCGCAAGCGATCCGGCGTCCTCGGCGGCGGCCTGCTCCGCCTGCGCGGCTTCTCCGACCGGCGCTTCGTCGGCGTGCTGCTGCCGATGGCGCCGTGGGTGTTCGGCGCCGCGACGATCGCCATGGTCTACCTCCCGGGCCTGGCGGCGGGGCACGTCAAGAGCGTCTCGCTGATCTACGCCGGCGCGGTCGCGATGGTGACCGCGATGTCGGGCGTCGTGATCCAGCCGGTCGCCCGCCGGATCGCGGCGTCCCCGGCCGGACAGAACCGGGCCCGGCCCCGCCTGCTGACCGTGGGCCTGGCCCTGGTCACCGGCGGCACGCTCGCCGACGCCGGGGTGGCCGCCCTGAACGGCATCGGCGCCTGGCAGGCGGTCCTGACGCTGGCGGCGGCAGTGATCATGGGCTTCGGCTACGGCGTCCTGCTCGTCTTCGGCCTCGCCGAGGTCCAGCGGCTGGCGCCGCCCGAGGACCTGGCCGGGATGACCGCGGTGTTCCAGGCCTTCACCTACGTCGGCTTCGCGGCGCCGTATCTGTTGTCCGCGCTGAAGAGCGTCGCCTCCCCGGCCACACTGCTGCTCGCGGTCGCCGCGCTCGGCGTGCTGACGCTGGTCGTGACGCTGCGGAATGCGCGGGCGACCGCCGCGCAGGAGTAGTCACCACTTGCAGAAGTTATTTGCAGAACTGTTTGCAAAGAGTCTCTGCAATCCCCTACCGTGGTCCGCATGGGAATCAACGCCAAGCGCAGGGCTGCGGCCGCCGCGTTCACCGCACTCGCGACCGCCGTGACCGGAGTCGCTGTCGTCGCCGATGCTTCCGCCGCGACACCGTCGCTCAGCGCCAGCGCCAGCGCCAGCGCCGTGGCCGCCTCGCGCACCACCACCCCGGCGCTCAACCCGGCCATGTTGCAGCAGGCGATCGCCATACGTCCCGGCGAGGCGGCGGCCGGGGCGGTCGCGCTCGTGCGGAGCGACGGCCAGACCTGGCGCGGCTCAGCCGGCGATACGCGGACCGGCCGGCCGGTCGCCGACGACGCGCACTTCCGCATCGGCAGCATCAGCAAGACGTTCTCGGCCGTCGTGCTGTTGCAGCTGGCCGCTGAGCACCGCGTGGACCTCGACCAGAGCGTGCAGCACTACCTGCCCGGCCTGTTGCCCGCGACGTTCCAGCCGATCACGCTGCGCCAGCTGCTGACCATGACCAGCGGGCTGCCGCAGATCGGCGACGGCGGGCCGTCGTTGACCACCGATCAGCTGATCGCCGGACGGTTCGAGTACCAGAGCTTCCGGCAGATCATCGACTCCACGCTGCGTCCCTCCGGGCGTCCGTGGCCGGGCCCGGTTTTCGCCCCCGGCACCGCGCAGAGCTACAACTCGCTGAACTTCCGCATCGTCGGGCTGCTCATCGAGCACGTCACCGGGCACTCGTTCGGCGACGAGGTCGACGCGCGCATCGTGCAGCCGCTGCACCTGACCGGCACGTTCGTACCGCAGGGCAGGCCGCGGATGCCATCGCCGTACCTGCACGGCTACCTGACCGGCAGTCAGGGCACTGTCACGGACGTCAGCGCGGCGGGCGGTGACCCGTCAAGCATGATCTCCACGACCGGCGACCTGAACACGTTCATCACCGCGCTGTTCCAGGGCCGGCTCCTGCCGCGCGCGCAGCTCACGCAGATGTTCGCGCTCCCGCACGACGCTCAGGGGAATCTGCTGCCCTACACCGGCGACTCAGGGAACTGCCAGAGCGGCCCGGACAAGGGCAAGGCCTGCTTCGGCCTGGGCATCGGCACCGACACGCTGCCCGACGGCACCGTCCTGTGGGGCAAGACCGGCGAGGACATGGGCTACTTCACCGCCATGTTCGCCACCCGCGACCTGCGGCACGTCGGCATCGTCTCGACCGGCGTCACCGACGTGGCCGCCGAGGCCGGGCTGGAGAAGGCGAACCGGCTGGCCGCCGCAGCCTTCATGCCGTAGGACGAAACCAGGGGCCTGACAGCGCTCTCTGTCAGGCCCCTGTGGCATTCGTGGCGCGTGGCGCTACAGCCCCCGCAGCAACCGCGCGGGTTCCTCCACGAGGTCGGCGACGTACCGCAGGAAGCCGCCGGCCACGCCGCCGTCGCACACCCGG contains:
- a CDS encoding gluconokinase encodes the protein MVRPTPPPPPGAAGTAGTAGAAGATPPVVVVTGVSGSGKSTVGAALAGRLGWDWADGDAFHPGSNIAKMAAHEPLTDADRIPWLDEIGRWIDKAAAADRPAVIACSALKRSYRDRLRAGRPQVRMVYLVVDLKTLHQRLTDRRGHMFHADMLGSQLSALEPPTADENVLMVQSAGTPDQTVDRIIAGERLEAYVPAEPGRQAPE
- a CDS encoding DUF4291 domain-containing protein; the encoded protein is MANTNNLPLHQVRADYDRDTIVVYQAYRAEIAEPAVRAQRFVEPFSLNRMTWIKPSFLWMMGRSNWARKPGQEHVLAVRITREGWETALSQAVLTGYERGVYADRADWERQMKSATVHVQWDPERTLAGAVLDARAIQVGLSRHVIADYVNAWTTEIRDVTPTVRKMADLLKEGRKDRAAQHLPRERPYELPPHIARRLYRPGAEN
- a CDS encoding PKD domain-containing protein, with the translated sequence MIRRKRWIAGAAFLALIVGGITGAAQGLASKRPTSGPGSCTLIGWNPSTDPTNAKNLPVGQRPQTYKPDNFDCSSAKFAALGAEFNKFPQPHNFAVNNRITYEPAGSGKAATAVQQPVAAVNPLAPYFPPFQHFVIIYRENHTFDDYLGDCATTVHTGCNGQVESTNHISSVPDLHNLAKTYALSDSYSTGTQPPSGPNHWWLFSAQSQSSSQQQSYPSTGTQFDRFLSNTNGPTDEGTNACTAPTGSGSGSSPYTFVMNGDFYWMLSSGSGYWKNPADGKLEVLPPNRPGTSIPEELHYNEYTCSNQSLPDSTIANDYISFVNTNGLPVYSYVELFNDHPGTYQDIPGNDTATNNVVNAIENNATYKNNTLIVITEDDTQNGNNGADHVSNTYRVPLVVIGPSQYVKQGYLSHVAYTTNNVIAAMERTMQNVKAGIIDPNDNIGLNTFPMTTNDQAALGDPLEDFWVQGSTPLSASASASPTTGNAPLAVNFTGSAQGGTSPYSYSWNFGDGSTSTSQNPSHTYSSSGNYTATLTVTDSSSPAKTATSQVAVNVSAVGNPLAASASGSPTSGQIPLAVNFTGTATGGTPGYNYSWNFGDGSATSTAQNPSHTYSTVGTYTATLTVTDSASPANTATSTVSVTADPIASVPPSAPQNLTASGGTNQVTLNWQAPSSTGGENLTKYSVYRGTSSGTESLVTSGGCSGLSGTTLTCTDTGLTSGTTYYYRVTASNPVGESGQSNEVSATPTGGSGGCTAGQLLGNAGFENGASNAAPWAVTSTHTPLSVINSSSSEPPHSGTYDAWLDGWGKTTTDTLAQTVTLPAGCTNYKFNFYMHIDTAETTTSTKYDTLQLQLLSSSGSVLKNMYTYSNLNANSGYSLHTFDLSGYGGQTVTLKFTGKEDSEYQTSFVIDDTSVNVS
- a CDS encoding DUF1707 domain-containing protein — protein: MTSAPEESQFVPVVVPAEQAAGQLPAGQLPAGQVRASDAERDEVAAVLSEALAQGRLTSTELAERIDATYAAKTRAELVPLTADLPDDLRKTQVSPLSAVEHQELSATFSKVIRSGRWVAGRHTSANARFGALIVNLADAVLPGREITLDINTFCGKAIITVPENARVIDEGGALFGKRSVTGSTPEGQEDGPLIRITGKSTFGKIVVHRSTGNGDGAFNPAVWWWENRHQR
- a CDS encoding nitroreductase/quinone reductase family protein codes for the protein MSNEEARSWNEQIIEEFRANAGSVAQFGGKGLVILHHTGAKSGASYVSPLAGIAADGGAWVIVASNAGKDNHPAWFHNVQAHPEVRLEVPGDDAVATLELSARVADDAERDRYFAQMVARAPQFAEYEKGTTRKIPVVVLEPAA
- a CDS encoding endonuclease/exonuclease/phosphatase family protein, whose product is MPKVRVLSFNTLYKDEPRVRLRALAEVLADSDYDVVCLQELLIPPNFALLRSLTRAAFPYAAHGPRLPIVAGGLLTLSRIPLVGHRYQVLAARAKWRRELVMRKGVLLTRFNVDGEFFTVANTHLSANRAADWSKAAPFTRVQQTELARLAKVVRRIDSGEPVIAVGDFNVPRDSWLFEGFEAASGLRDAFDGDAATTYRPVPGWDGAALDQVLVTPGLAAGAEVVLREKVLMADGRERFLSDHYGVAATVG